In a single window of the Armatimonadota bacterium genome:
- a CDS encoding (Fe-S)-binding protein, translating to MLSAPPRPWQQEFYPCIQCGMCGGSCPLAHAMDYPPRRIIHLAREGLLDDVLRSTTPWLCVSCYTCAARCPGNLKITDVLFPALRDAAMAAGIQPPPEMKKALDNTYRYGNPFGEGMRKRLEWVKGAGVPVPVISQLKRPVEVLWIVECYPSFHPRNQRQAQAMARLLHRLGVDFAILGPEEHCIGDCERLAGERGLFESLVEYNAALLDRYEFGEIVTGDPHAMNSLKRVYPALGHRYPVSHYVEFLARRLDALRPLLRNPLLARITYHDNCCLGRACGIFDAPRELLRAIPGVTLVEMPFSRELSLCCGGGGGGMWLDTLIWQTAHERLADRRVAHALSTGAQILAVACPFETSRFEDALKSTGHEGRLVVRDILELLDESMVPPGEVQR from the coding sequence ATGTTGTCCGCACCTCCACGTCCGTGGCAGCAGGAGTTCTACCCCTGCATCCAGTGCGGTATGTGCGGGGGGTCCTGTCCCCTCGCTCATGCCATGGATTACCCCCCGCGTCGAATCATCCACCTGGCGCGGGAGGGCCTGCTGGACGACGTGCTGCGCAGTACCACCCCCTGGCTGTGTGTCTCCTGCTACACGTGCGCGGCCCGCTGCCCCGGAAATCTGAAGATCACCGACGTCCTGTTCCCGGCCCTGCGCGATGCGGCCATGGCCGCGGGGATCCAGCCTCCTCCCGAGATGAAGAAGGCCCTGGACAACACCTATCGGTATGGCAACCCCTTCGGGGAGGGGATGCGGAAGCGGCTCGAGTGGGTCAAGGGGGCGGGCGTGCCCGTCCCGGTCATCTCGCAGCTCAAGCGGCCGGTGGAGGTCCTGTGGATCGTCGAGTGCTACCCGTCTTTCCACCCGCGCAACCAGCGCCAGGCCCAGGCCATGGCCCGGCTGCTTCACAGGCTGGGTGTAGACTTCGCCATCCTCGGACCGGAGGAACACTGCATCGGCGACTGTGAGCGGCTGGCCGGGGAGCGCGGGCTGTTCGAGAGCCTGGTCGAGTACAACGCCGCGCTGCTGGACCGCTACGAGTTCGGCGAAATCGTCACCGGCGATCCCCATGCCATGAACTCGCTCAAGCGCGTCTACCCGGCGCTGGGCCACCGCTATCCGGTCAGCCACTACGTCGAGTTCCTGGCCCGCCGGCTCGACGCCCTGCGTCCCCTGCTGCGCAACCCCCTTCTTGCCCGAATCACCTACCACGATAACTGCTGCCTGGGACGGGCCTGCGGCATCTTCGACGCCCCGCGCGAGCTGCTGCGCGCCATTCCGGGGGTGACCCTGGTCGAGATGCCGTTCTCCAGGGAGCTGTCGCTCTGCTGCGGCGGCGGAGGCGGCGGGATGTGGCTGGACACGCTGATCTGGCAGACCGCGCACGAGCGGCTGGCCGACCGGCGCGTCGCCCATGCCCTCTCCACCGGGGCGCAGATCCTGGCCGTGGCCTGCCCCTTCGAGACGTCGCGCTTCGAGGACGCCCTCAAGTCCACGGGCCACGAGGGACGCCTGGTGGTGCGGGACATTCTCGAGTTGCTCGACGAGTCGATGGTCCCGCCAGGCGAGGTGCAGAGATGA
- a CDS encoding electron transfer flavoprotein subunit beta, giving the protein MKIAVLLTMVPDPVEELEIDPSGTALDTQWLRYVLSESDDHALEQALLLKERHGAQVTALALDYGDVDQTLFTALAKGADEAVKIAPAPEGSVTRHEAAAIFAAILRRRPADLVLTGVQAINDLDGHLAGLLAGLLDLPYVGVTRSVEPAPDGTVLVQKEYPGGVAAEISVPLPAVIGVISAPQPPRYVPVARIREVMRTRSIGTEALPAIGAQPVPAIRRLYKPTAAGGATMLAGTPEEVARELVAVLVDRGVLR; this is encoded by the coding sequence ATGAAGATCGCGGTCCTGCTGACGATGGTCCCCGATCCGGTCGAGGAGTTGGAGATCGACCCCTCCGGAACGGCGCTGGACACCCAGTGGCTGCGCTACGTCCTGAGCGAGAGCGACGACCACGCCCTGGAGCAGGCCCTGCTGCTCAAAGAGCGCCATGGCGCGCAGGTCACCGCCTTGGCCCTGGACTACGGCGACGTGGACCAGACGCTGTTCACCGCCCTGGCCAAAGGGGCGGACGAGGCGGTCAAGATCGCCCCGGCGCCCGAAGGGAGCGTCACGCGCCACGAAGCGGCGGCGATCTTTGCCGCGATCCTCCGTCGCCGGCCCGCGGATCTCGTGCTCACCGGCGTCCAGGCCATCAACGACCTGGACGGCCATCTTGCCGGGTTGCTGGCCGGGTTGCTGGATCTGCCCTACGTCGGGGTGACCCGGTCCGTCGAGCCTGCTCCGGACGGCACGGTCCTGGTGCAAAAGGAGTACCCGGGCGGCGTAGCCGCCGAGATCAGCGTCCCTCTGCCGGCCGTGATCGGCGTGATCTCCGCGCCGCAGCCGCCGCGCTACGTCCCCGTGGCCCGCATCCGCGAGGTGATGAGAACCCGATCGATCGGGACGGAGGCGCTCCCCGCCATCGGCGCTCAGCCCGTCCCCGCCATCCGTCGCCTGTACAAGCCCACGGCGGCCGGCGGAGCCACGATGCTCGCCGGAACCCCTGAGGAGGTGGCTCGGGAACTCGTGGCCGTCCTGGTAGACCGGGGGGTGCTGCGATGA